The proteins below are encoded in one region of Bremerella sp. P1:
- a CDS encoding DUF1553 domain-containing protein has protein sequence MNLIRATLILCLLLATWNTSLVIAEEPAASWEFGTEEETPLRSVGGVHRDVPGPRPPSFPDFPVNNTAVEFDGSGARFVFSDPGELSPFDFTNGDEITLEAWVNVRELREGENTYVIGKGRTNRAGFARDNQNWALRIRRLDGKACVSFLFATPNSASGQGHWHRWTSRGGFVPRSGWHHVAATYRFGEPKSVGTWIDGQKVDGFWDMGGATENAPIVDNDEIWIGSSMGGASTASFRGGLDSIAIHREILSDETLKKRFRFEGERKIIGPAPETMPALGFLTPNEVQVTFHEDFPAHDRWLMTDESFPDVAARWTGKSFLLDQLPVRYDDWGIRTAWKAPVVIRMAGDVMLPQGEHTLLLRARSMSRVWVDGKLIAKTAPLSGSPDGEEEITPVSEPPAPGHRPKWHRCKEVKETVSIEKAGPVRVVVEAIAGGKRFRPEPGELTVAISTDGEETFSVLRPVNLAGDPLPLTDSAVEAELEQIAASMSRLNTKNRHVAAALQDKRWEERHEQGRDWVAQNPQPTIPAAAAEVKHPVDAFIVARIEEVKATRGDTPMSESDHFHSKVLPILRSECFRCHGEKDKGGLSLNDRELAVLGGFSGEPAIKPGDPHASEMITRMRSKDEETRMPPTGNPVPEAKIQILEKWITDGAKWPQPSVSEDRTTRAPVVNDATFIRRAYLDTIGVVPSEADVSAFLKDDSPDKREKLIDRLLADPRWADHWVSYWQDLLAENPTMINATLNATGPFRWFLYDSLVDDKGIDRMVTELMMMRGSGPEGGSAGFAQAAQNDSPFAAKGHVVASAFLGVEMQCARCHDSPYHSTTQRDLYSLAAMFARKSVTVPKSSTVPPGFFEDKERESLIEVTLKPGEPVTPTWPFAKLTGADDNEQLWSLMQNKEDSREKLATLITAPQNTRFSQVIANRVWRRLIGAGLVELPYDWEGNPPSHPELLEWLGKELVANDYDIKHLVKVIMMSDLYQQEAIGENLTAEPAQRLFNAPERRRMTAEQIVDSLYVATGHSMDVEMMTVDPDGRRAAGSRNNFGTPHRSWMFVSLSNERDRPSLTFPYAAMVTEVLTAFGWSADRQAPKTDRETDPNVRQPAVMANSSLTINLTKAACNSELADLAVEAKSVNALIDSVFLRFLSRYPTAEERSLFHERLADGFADRLVPPSEVVPPQPWERLPQVTWSNHLRSEANTIQQQHAKRVRQGPPADPRLQSDWRMRYEDFVWSVVNLKEFVWMP, from the coding sequence ATGAATCTTATCCGTGCAACCTTGATTCTGTGTTTGCTACTGGCGACATGGAACACATCGCTTGTGATCGCAGAAGAGCCTGCGGCAAGTTGGGAATTTGGAACTGAAGAGGAGACACCACTGCGATCTGTTGGTGGTGTCCATCGTGATGTGCCGGGGCCCCGGCCGCCAAGTTTTCCCGATTTTCCGGTCAATAATACGGCCGTCGAATTTGACGGAAGTGGTGCTCGCTTCGTCTTTTCCGATCCCGGTGAACTCAGCCCGTTTGATTTCACCAACGGAGACGAGATTACCCTGGAAGCATGGGTCAATGTCCGCGAACTACGCGAAGGGGAAAATACCTATGTGATTGGTAAGGGCCGAACGAATCGCGCTGGTTTCGCTCGAGACAATCAAAACTGGGCTCTCCGTATTCGACGTCTTGATGGCAAAGCGTGCGTGAGCTTTCTCTTTGCCACGCCAAACTCTGCGAGCGGCCAAGGCCATTGGCATCGCTGGACATCACGCGGTGGTTTTGTCCCTCGTAGCGGTTGGCACCATGTTGCCGCAACCTATCGGTTTGGCGAACCGAAAAGTGTTGGCACTTGGATCGACGGACAGAAGGTGGATGGCTTCTGGGATATGGGTGGTGCAACCGAGAACGCGCCGATCGTCGATAATGACGAAATCTGGATCGGTTCGTCGATGGGAGGCGCATCAACTGCGAGTTTCCGTGGTGGACTCGACTCGATTGCCATTCATCGCGAGATTCTGAGTGACGAGACGCTGAAGAAGCGTTTTCGATTTGAGGGCGAGCGAAAGATTATCGGTCCCGCACCGGAAACGATGCCTGCACTGGGTTTCCTTACCCCCAACGAAGTTCAGGTGACTTTTCATGAGGATTTTCCCGCCCATGATCGATGGTTGATGACAGACGAGTCTTTCCCCGATGTCGCGGCGCGGTGGACAGGCAAGTCATTCTTGCTCGACCAACTTCCCGTGCGATACGACGACTGGGGAATTCGTACCGCCTGGAAAGCTCCTGTGGTGATTCGTATGGCAGGCGATGTGATGCTCCCTCAAGGCGAGCATACGCTACTTTTACGTGCCCGAAGTATGTCGCGGGTATGGGTCGATGGCAAGCTGATTGCGAAGACGGCACCTCTTTCGGGTTCGCCGGATGGCGAAGAGGAAATTACTCCGGTCTCGGAACCGCCTGCTCCAGGGCATCGGCCGAAGTGGCATCGCTGCAAGGAAGTCAAAGAGACCGTCTCGATTGAGAAGGCAGGGCCGGTCCGAGTCGTTGTGGAAGCGATCGCCGGTGGGAAGCGTTTTCGACCAGAGCCTGGTGAACTGACCGTGGCGATCAGTACCGATGGCGAAGAGACCTTCTCGGTATTGCGTCCGGTGAACCTGGCAGGTGATCCGCTCCCTTTGACAGACTCCGCTGTCGAGGCCGAACTGGAGCAAATTGCGGCTTCCATGTCGCGGCTCAATACGAAGAACCGCCACGTTGCTGCTGCGCTTCAAGATAAGCGATGGGAGGAGCGACACGAGCAGGGCCGCGACTGGGTTGCTCAGAATCCGCAGCCGACCATTCCAGCGGCAGCGGCTGAAGTGAAGCACCCGGTGGACGCCTTTATTGTGGCTCGCATTGAAGAAGTAAAAGCCACCCGTGGCGATACACCAATGTCGGAATCGGATCACTTTCATTCCAAGGTGCTTCCCATTCTTCGCAGTGAGTGTTTTCGATGTCACGGTGAGAAGGATAAGGGAGGTCTTTCGCTGAATGATCGTGAACTGGCTGTGCTGGGAGGTTTTTCCGGCGAGCCGGCCATCAAACCGGGCGATCCGCATGCCAGTGAGATGATTACTCGTATGCGAAGCAAGGATGAAGAGACGCGAATGCCACCGACAGGGAATCCTGTTCCGGAAGCGAAAATCCAGATACTCGAAAAGTGGATCACCGATGGAGCAAAGTGGCCTCAGCCATCTGTGTCGGAAGATCGAACCACGCGGGCCCCAGTCGTGAATGATGCCACGTTCATTCGCCGGGCTTACCTCGATACGATCGGGGTCGTCCCGTCCGAGGCCGATGTCAGTGCGTTTCTAAAGGACGACTCCCCTGACAAGCGAGAGAAACTGATCGATCGCTTACTCGCCGATCCTCGCTGGGCGGACCACTGGGTCAGCTACTGGCAGGATCTGTTGGCCGAGAACCCGACGATGATCAACGCGACTCTTAACGCAACGGGGCCCTTCCGCTGGTTCCTCTACGATTCGCTTGTCGATGACAAGGGGATCGATCGCATGGTCACCGAACTGATGATGATGCGAGGCAGTGGACCCGAGGGAGGTAGCGCGGGCTTCGCCCAAGCAGCCCAAAACGATTCGCCGTTTGCTGCCAAGGGACATGTCGTCGCGAGTGCGTTTTTGGGGGTCGAGATGCAATGTGCTCGATGTCACGACTCGCCCTATCATTCCACAACCCAGCGTGATCTCTATTCGCTCGCTGCCATGTTCGCTCGGAAGTCGGTGACCGTGCCCAAGTCGAGTACGGTTCCACCAGGTTTCTTTGAAGACAAAGAGCGAGAGTCGTTGATTGAAGTCACCCTGAAACCGGGCGAGCCTGTAACGCCGACATGGCCCTTCGCCAAGTTGACAGGTGCCGATGACAACGAGCAGTTGTGGAGCTTAATGCAGAATAAGGAGGATAGTCGCGAGAAGCTGGCGACGTTGATCACCGCACCGCAGAACACGCGGTTCTCACAGGTGATCGCAAACCGCGTTTGGCGCCGGTTGATTGGTGCGGGCCTTGTCGAGTTGCCATACGACTGGGAAGGCAATCCGCCGAGCCATCCGGAGCTACTCGAGTGGCTGGGCAAGGAGCTTGTGGCCAACGATTATGACATTAAGCACCTTGTGAAAGTGATCATGATGTCAGATCTCTATCAGCAGGAAGCGATCGGCGAGAATCTGACTGCCGAGCCAGCTCAGCGTCTGTTCAATGCCCCGGAACGTCGCCGTATGACGGCTGAACAAATTGTCGACTCCTTGTATGTCGCTACAGGGCATTCCATGGATGTCGAAATGATGACGGTCGATCCTGATGGGCGGCGTGCAGCCGGTAGCCGGAATAACTTCGGTACTCCGCATCGCAGCTGGATGTTCGTCAGTCTCTCGAATGAACGTGATCGGCCGAGCTTGACGTTTCCCTATGCGGCGATGGTTACGGAAGTGCTCACGGCGTTTGGATGGTCGGCCGATCGTCAGGCACCCAAGACGGACCGTGAAACCGATCCGAATGTGCGTCAGCCAGCCGTTATGGCGAATAGTAGCCTGACCATCAATTTGACGAAAGCCGCCTGCAATTCCGAATTGGCTGATTTGGCGGTGGAGGCGAAATCGGTCAATGCCTTGATCGATTCCGTCTTCTTGCGGTTCTTAAGTCGATACCCAACGGCCGAGGAACGATCGCTATTTCATGAGAGACTAGCCGATGGCTTCGCCGATCGCCTGGTTCCGCCGAGTGAAGTGGTGCCGCCGCAGCCCTGGGAGCGGTTGCCGCAGGTCACGTGGTCCAATCACTTGCGATCGGAAGCGAATACGATTCAGCAGCAACATGCCAAACGCGTTCGTCAGGGCCCGCCTGCCGATCCGCGTCTTCAGTCGGACTGGCGGATGCGCTACGAAGACTTTGTCTGGAGTGTCGTCAACCTAAAGGAGTTCGTATGGATGCCGTAG
- a CDS encoding DUF1559 domain-containing protein: MHQSFCRSRKSGFTLVELLVVIAIIGILIALLLPAVQQAREAARRMQCSNNLKQMGLACHNYMDISQGSFPPGSYYKLQSGQWDSHGWAVAILPFIEQNALYDQYNFSLNPLAAAHQDIRRTVVDGYICPSFNGASTNTSGSLFSDGALFTYQGIAGVYFNDSTLDQNLPGNAGHGMITSNGVFRINGERRAADIVDGLSNTIMIGDYTHSDRTGVNSGFPGNVRVWIAGTTSTVNGALYNLKIIYEDTINSRRDRNDGIAFNHLPFTSKHPGGANFAAADGSVHFLPETINFDVYRAVATINGGETHSIP; encoded by the coding sequence ATGCATCAATCATTCTGCCGATCACGTAAGTCCGGTTTCACACTTGTCGAACTTCTGGTGGTCATCGCGATCATTGGGATTCTCATCGCACTTTTGCTGCCGGCCGTGCAACAGGCCCGCGAAGCCGCGCGTCGTATGCAATGCTCGAACAACCTCAAGCAGATGGGTCTTGCCTGCCACAACTATATGGACATCAGCCAGGGCAGTTTCCCGCCCGGTTCCTACTACAAGCTGCAGTCTGGCCAGTGGGACTCGCACGGTTGGGCCGTGGCCATTTTGCCTTTCATTGAGCAGAACGCGTTGTACGATCAGTACAACTTTTCACTGAATCCCTTGGCGGCCGCGCATCAAGATATCCGCCGAACGGTCGTCGATGGTTACATCTGTCCCAGTTTCAATGGCGCTTCCACCAATACGTCCGGCTCGCTCTTTTCCGATGGAGCCCTGTTCACCTACCAAGGTATCGCTGGTGTCTATTTCAACGATTCCACTCTCGATCAGAACCTACCGGGCAATGCAGGGCATGGGATGATCACCTCCAACGGTGTCTTTCGGATCAATGGCGAACGCCGTGCCGCAGATATTGTCGATGGGCTGAGCAACACCATCATGATTGGCGACTATACGCACAGTGATCGTACTGGCGTGAACAGCGGATTTCCTGGCAATGTGCGCGTCTGGATTGCGGGGACGACCAGTACCGTCAACGGCGCACTTTACAACTTGAAGATCATTTACGAAGACACCATCAATTCCCGTCGTGATCGAAACGATGGGATTGCGTTCAATCACCTTCCGTTTACCAGCAAGCATCCCGGTGGTGCCAATTTTGCTGCGGCCGATGGCAGCGTTCATTTCCTGCCAGAGACCATCAACTTTGATGTTTACCGGGCGGTCGCCACGATCAATGGTGGTGAAACGCACTCCATTCCTTAA
- a CDS encoding FecR domain-containing protein, which translates to MSEVNPNDNRQLSDLIAALIDGSITDEQFDHLDQLLQEDPQARQLYLDALQIHEDLPEVAFQASDESFAELASRDDRTTTIRDSGITLWQSGLAIAILLPIAFFVGTMLPLGTNRVVQSPGSQLANSERSFQQQKVSGVQFANLAHARFFGEMPPKIYSSPMQQRDYVLMEGMVELAFAKGASAIIEGPAVFRVVSREKLALDIGRCSVHAPEGAEGFLVETPEVNVVDRGTRFSVHVLEDNATEVQVVEGAADIYGKETTAKVDVDGSGLRLNSTDARRFSHVDPQVAVAVPFKADQYKRYLPDRVVSYEATMSEDGRADELVSVQVQRGGKRYDYPVEDLIGSEVTHFHAQDSHGYLIGDRQLPGVHKSLASDRSIRSGVINIGGSRQPLTESPRLIGNDEAGQYGTPGIAVRFDRPVKNGPGADVVFFELQMFSNPLVGDAFHISPLEFREGLHSHTITSYDLTLESPEALQVQTLYLQKFDKVPRSLAELEAFPSTPVVQAVKFHAIAVGIDLSDLGCEEGAAVDGLFFQDALNDDDIVDPTFIAGFPEVES; encoded by the coding sequence ATGAGTGAAGTGAACCCTAACGACAATCGTCAATTGAGCGATCTGATCGCGGCTCTTATCGATGGATCGATTACCGATGAGCAATTCGATCATCTCGACCAACTTCTTCAAGAAGATCCCCAAGCGAGACAACTCTATCTAGACGCATTGCAAATCCATGAGGACTTGCCGGAAGTTGCTTTTCAGGCAAGTGACGAATCATTCGCCGAGCTCGCGTCGCGTGACGATCGAACAACCACCATCCGAGACTCAGGCATTACCCTGTGGCAATCAGGGTTGGCAATCGCCATTTTGCTGCCGATCGCCTTTTTCGTCGGAACCATGCTTCCGTTGGGCACAAACCGTGTCGTACAAAGCCCAGGCTCCCAACTCGCGAATTCAGAGCGGAGTTTCCAACAGCAGAAAGTCAGCGGCGTACAGTTCGCCAACCTGGCCCATGCTCGATTCTTCGGTGAAATGCCTCCCAAGATTTACTCTTCCCCGATGCAGCAGCGCGACTATGTGTTGATGGAAGGGATGGTGGAACTCGCTTTTGCGAAAGGCGCATCGGCAATCATTGAAGGACCGGCAGTCTTTCGCGTTGTGTCCAGGGAGAAGCTTGCTCTCGATATCGGGCGTTGCAGCGTGCATGCTCCGGAAGGCGCCGAAGGCTTTTTGGTCGAGACGCCTGAGGTAAACGTCGTCGACCGAGGGACGCGGTTCTCTGTCCATGTCCTGGAAGACAATGCCACCGAGGTGCAAGTTGTTGAAGGTGCCGCGGATATCTACGGAAAAGAGACGACTGCTAAAGTAGACGTTGACGGCTCCGGACTGCGTCTTAATTCTACGGATGCTCGACGGTTTTCGCATGTCGATCCCCAGGTCGCAGTCGCCGTTCCCTTCAAGGCCGATCAGTACAAACGGTATCTGCCTGATCGAGTCGTCTCTTACGAAGCGACGATGTCTGAGGATGGTCGCGCCGATGAATTGGTCAGCGTTCAGGTTCAGCGCGGTGGCAAGCGGTACGATTACCCTGTTGAGGATCTCATTGGCTCCGAAGTTACGCATTTTCATGCCCAGGACAGCCATGGCTATCTCATCGGAGATCGCCAATTGCCGGGCGTTCATAAGAGTTTGGCCTCGGATCGAAGCATCCGTTCTGGCGTCATCAATATCGGTGGAAGCCGGCAACCGCTAACCGAGAGTCCTCGCCTCATCGGCAATGATGAAGCAGGGCAATATGGAACGCCTGGAATCGCGGTTCGATTTGACCGACCGGTTAAGAACGGGCCTGGAGCAGACGTTGTCTTCTTCGAGCTTCAAATGTTCTCGAACCCGCTTGTCGGAGATGCGTTTCATATCAGCCCGCTCGAGTTTCGAGAGGGTTTGCATTCGCACACTATTACTTCTTACGACCTTACCTTGGAGTCGCCAGAAGCACTGCAAGTGCAGACTCTTTACCTGCAGAAGTTTGACAAAGTTCCCCGTTCGCTTGCCGAGTTGGAAGCGTTCCCTTCGACTCCCGTGGTTCAAGCGGTCAAATTCCACGCGATCGCCGTGGGCATCGACTTGTCCGATCTGGGTTGCGAAGAGGGAGCCGCTGTCGATGGATTGTTTTTCCAAGACGCCTTGAACGATGACGACATCGTCGACCCCACGTTTATCGCAGGGTTTCCGGAGGTTGAATCTTAG
- a CDS encoding NAD-dependent 4,6-dehydratase LegB produces MSSRTRVLVTGADGFIGSHLTESLVRQGFDVRAFIYYNSLNSWGWLDRCEPDVKGQFEPYLGDIRDPFSVREAMEGIDVVYHLAALIAIPYSYRAVASYTDTNISGTVNVLEAARRNDIQRVVHTSTSEVYGTAQVVPITEEHPLQAQSPYAASKIGADQLALSYFRSFETPVTVVRPFNCYGPRQSARAVIPTIISQIASGKTDIRLGHLAPTRDFNYVADTVSGFMSVGNADATLGEVVNVGSGFEISIGDLAKLIGEVMEADITVEQDDDRFRPAKSEVFRLCASNSKALELAGWQPEYGGIEGLKRGLAQTAEWFLAEENLASYKASIYNV; encoded by the coding sequence ATGAGCTCAAGAACGCGTGTACTGGTAACAGGAGCGGATGGTTTTATCGGCTCTCACTTGACCGAATCATTGGTTCGGCAAGGTTTCGATGTTCGAGCATTCATTTATTACAATTCTCTGAACTCATGGGGCTGGCTTGATCGATGTGAGCCAGACGTCAAAGGGCAATTCGAACCCTATCTAGGTGATATCCGAGACCCCTTCTCTGTTCGCGAGGCGATGGAAGGAATCGATGTCGTCTATCACTTGGCAGCTCTGATTGCGATTCCTTACAGTTATCGAGCCGTTGCAAGCTATACGGATACCAACATCTCGGGAACCGTGAATGTCCTCGAGGCAGCCCGGCGCAACGACATTCAACGTGTCGTTCATACTTCGACAAGTGAAGTCTATGGAACTGCACAGGTAGTTCCGATCACTGAGGAACATCCTCTCCAGGCGCAGTCACCTTATGCAGCGTCCAAAATTGGTGCGGATCAACTCGCTCTATCGTATTTCCGGTCGTTTGAAACACCAGTGACAGTTGTTCGTCCGTTTAACTGCTATGGCCCAAGGCAGTCGGCTCGAGCCGTAATCCCAACAATCATTTCCCAGATTGCCTCCGGTAAGACCGATATCCGCCTAGGACATTTGGCTCCAACAAGAGACTTCAACTATGTCGCTGACACGGTCTCGGGCTTTATGTCGGTCGGCAACGCAGATGCCACGCTTGGCGAGGTGGTAAACGTTGGATCAGGTTTTGAAATCAGTATTGGAGACCTGGCAAAGCTGATCGGGGAAGTCATGGAGGCTGATATCACCGTCGAACAAGACGACGATCGATTTCGTCCAGCCAAGAGCGAGGTCTTTCGACTTTGTGCAAGCAACAGCAAGGCGTTAGAGCTGGCTGGATGGCAGCCGGAATATGGCGGGATCGAAGGGTTAAAACGAGGTCTCGCACAAACGGCCGAATGGTTCTTGGCTGAAGAAAACTTAGCCTCTTACAAGGCATCGATCTACAACGTATGA
- a CDS encoding ABC transporter ATP-binding protein — protein MQNPAIRVEGLGKKFKIGTQHYRHRLTELISGCARSAITAPARAFRALSKTEPDTASPSAAEFWAFRDLNFDIQEGEVVGIIGRNGAGKSTLLKVLSRITEPTAGRFGVRGRISSLLEVGTGFHPELTGRENIYLSGVVLGMKRAEVKRKFDQIVEFSGTEKFLDTPVKRFSSGMQVRLGFAVAAFLEPEILIVDEVLAVGDHEFQKKCLGKMSDIARDGRTILFVSHNAGAVKQMCSRCIWLRDGAVHGDGPPQSVLDDYMSPDQGDLYHLPAKGNYGIEVRSISLNELPLNIDRRVRFSSPFNLSFEIGSESITANLQIAVRIAHRGNALCELNTAYQGTDVSISQGEQVSVSCDIESLPLLPGTYDLSIHIRGAGIGRDLLSWTTVGQLEVVPNMELEDDDNAQFHQSFDVRPPVRCSQKWTVQREENMQAAIRTR, from the coding sequence ATGCAGAATCCCGCGATCCGAGTCGAAGGGCTGGGAAAGAAATTCAAGATCGGTACCCAGCATTACCGTCATCGTCTCACCGAGTTGATCTCTGGTTGTGCGCGTTCGGCCATCACGGCCCCCGCGCGAGCCTTCCGTGCTCTCAGTAAGACAGAGCCTGATACCGCCTCTCCTTCAGCCGCTGAGTTCTGGGCGTTTCGTGACCTGAACTTCGACATCCAGGAAGGAGAAGTCGTCGGCATCATTGGCCGAAACGGAGCCGGCAAGAGCACGCTCCTCAAAGTCCTCTCACGTATTACCGAGCCAACGGCAGGTCGCTTTGGAGTTCGGGGGCGAATCAGCTCACTTCTCGAAGTCGGTACCGGCTTTCATCCAGAGCTTACTGGCCGTGAGAACATCTATCTCAGTGGTGTCGTGCTGGGCATGAAGCGAGCCGAGGTGAAACGAAAGTTTGATCAAATCGTCGAGTTCTCAGGCACAGAGAAGTTCCTCGATACGCCTGTCAAGCGTTTCTCATCAGGGATGCAAGTTCGACTTGGATTTGCCGTAGCCGCATTTCTCGAACCTGAAATTCTCATCGTGGATGAAGTCCTCGCGGTAGGGGATCACGAGTTTCAGAAAAAATGCCTGGGTAAGATGTCTGACATTGCCCGGGATGGACGCACGATTCTCTTCGTTAGCCACAACGCAGGTGCCGTCAAGCAAATGTGCTCGCGATGCATTTGGCTCCGCGATGGCGCGGTCCACGGTGATGGCCCTCCGCAATCGGTCCTCGACGATTACATGTCGCCTGACCAAGGCGACCTCTATCACCTGCCCGCTAAAGGGAATTACGGTATCGAAGTGCGTTCGATTTCGCTCAATGAGTTGCCCCTCAACATCGATCGACGCGTACGCTTTTCGTCCCCCTTCAATCTAAGCTTTGAGATCGGCTCTGAGTCCATAACGGCAAACCTACAAATCGCAGTACGCATCGCCCATCGCGGCAACGCTCTTTGCGAGCTCAATACGGCCTATCAGGGAACCGATGTATCAATCAGCCAGGGTGAACAGGTTTCTGTGTCCTGCGATATTGAGTCCCTCCCCTTACTCCCAGGCACCTACGATCTGTCCATTCACATTCGTGGAGCCGGTATCGGAAGGGACTTGCTTTCCTGGACGACCGTTGGCCAGCTGGAAGTCGTCCCCAATATGGAATTGGAAGACGACGACAACGCCCAGTTTCATCAGTCATTTGATGTACGTCCGCCTGTTCGTTGCTCTCAGAAATGGACTGTGCAACGAGAAGAGAACATGCAGGCGGCAATCCGAACTCGTTAG
- a CDS encoding ABC transporter permease yields the protein MSSGEVQNDLQYHGARHRWDLIDIREVWRFRELIWMFALRDLKVRYRQTFVGIAWALIQPLAMMLVFSFFFRVSGGTPTDGSLPYAIVALCGLIPWQLFASTVTSGTQSIVINQQLVTKVYFPKIILPLSSVAVALVDFSIAFCMLLIVMAWYQVVPTLAILLLPLMIMIIIMCSLAISLWLSALNAIYRDVQYLVPFMLQIGLLASPTVYEASMVSPQWRWLYSLNPMVGALEGFRWALLGTAPPALGPMAISFGCMFVILIGGMMYFRRMERFFSDRI from the coding sequence ATGTCTTCCGGCGAAGTACAGAACGATCTCCAGTATCACGGTGCACGTCATCGGTGGGATTTGATCGATATACGAGAAGTCTGGCGGTTTCGCGAACTGATTTGGATGTTTGCCCTGCGTGACCTGAAGGTCCGTTATCGGCAGACATTCGTCGGCATTGCCTGGGCCTTGATTCAGCCCCTGGCCATGATGCTCGTATTCAGTTTCTTCTTCCGCGTTTCCGGCGGGACTCCAACGGATGGCTCCCTGCCTTACGCGATTGTCGCGTTGTGCGGTTTGATTCCTTGGCAGTTGTTTGCGTCGACGGTAACTTCGGGCACCCAGTCCATTGTGATCAACCAACAATTGGTCACTAAGGTCTATTTCCCCAAGATCATTCTGCCCCTGTCATCCGTTGCCGTAGCCTTGGTCGATTTCAGCATCGCGTTTTGCATGCTGCTCATCGTCATGGCGTGGTACCAGGTCGTTCCCACGCTGGCGATTCTTCTTCTACCGCTGATGATCATGATCATCATCATGTGCTCACTCGCCATATCGCTTTGGCTATCGGCGCTCAATGCTATCTATCGGGATGTTCAGTATCTCGTTCCCTTCATGTTGCAAATTGGTCTATTGGCCAGCCCCACCGTGTACGAAGCCTCGATGGTTTCACCCCAGTGGCGATGGTTGTACTCACTTAATCCGATGGTTGGTGCCCTGGAAGGTTTTCGCTGGGCGTTGCTGGGCACCGCTCCCCCGGCACTTGGCCCGATGGCAATCTCTTTCGGTTGTATGTTTGTCATCCTGATCGGAGGCATGATGTACTTCCGCCGGATGGAACGTTTTTTTTCGGATCGAATCTAA
- a CDS encoding sigma-70 family RNA polymerase sigma factor, with translation MKITRQNEEFVRLYAKDEGRLRRYVCALVPVMADVDDILQETAIALMRKFDQYDSTQPFFNWACRFALYEVLQHRKRAKTRRRHFSEEVVEAIAAEYQQHQQLSEQRKAALAGCLHKLEDQDRRLVELRYFSEETVESLAQRIEEPVAKLYRSLARIRYLLAACVKKSLAAEGTS, from the coding sequence GTGAAAATCACCAGGCAGAATGAAGAGTTCGTTCGTTTGTATGCCAAGGACGAAGGTCGCTTGCGGCGGTATGTCTGCGCGCTGGTGCCCGTTATGGCCGATGTTGACGACATTCTCCAGGAGACCGCAATTGCCCTGATGCGGAAGTTTGATCAATACGATTCGACTCAACCTTTCTTTAACTGGGCTTGCCGTTTCGCTCTGTATGAGGTCTTGCAGCATCGAAAGCGAGCCAAGACGCGAAGGCGTCATTTTTCGGAGGAAGTGGTCGAGGCGATCGCTGCCGAATATCAACAACATCAGCAGTTGTCCGAACAGCGAAAAGCGGCCCTCGCCGGATGTCTTCACAAGTTAGAAGATCAGGATCGACGATTGGTTGAGTTGCGATACTTCAGCGAAGAAACAGTGGAAAGCCTGGCCCAGAGAATTGAAGAGCCAGTGGCGAAGCTCTATCGTTCCTTGGCTCGAATTCGATACCTGCTCGCTGCCTGTGTAAAAAAGTCGCTTGCTGCGGAGGGCACATCATGA